From a region of the Candidatus Pantoea bituminis genome:
- the ubiA gene encoding 4-hydroxybenzoate octaprenyltransferase: MSKLQAYSRLMRIDKPIGTLLLMWPTLWALWLANMAVPPISVLVVFVLGVIVMRAAGCVINDYADRKVDGHVQRTQNRPLPSGAVSSKEAKYLFVGLALVAFVLVLTMNLMTILLSVVGLALAWVYPFMKRYTHLPQVVLGAAFGWAIPMAWAAVSESLPFVCWLVFIANICWTVAYDTQYAMVDRDDDLKIGVKSTAILFGRFDKLIIGLLQLATLILMAWVGLVLQLNGAFYWSLLLAAALFVHQQRLIAQRERQLCFQAFLNNNYVGLVLFIGVLMNTAPFSHIF; this comes from the coding sequence ATGAGTAAGTTGCAGGCATACAGCCGCCTGATGCGTATCGATAAACCGATTGGCACCTTGTTGTTGATGTGGCCTACGCTGTGGGCATTGTGGCTGGCTAACATGGCGGTGCCACCCATTTCCGTGCTGGTGGTGTTTGTTTTGGGCGTTATCGTGATGCGTGCTGCGGGATGCGTCATTAACGACTATGCCGATCGCAAGGTGGATGGTCACGTCCAGCGCACGCAAAATCGTCCGTTACCCAGCGGTGCGGTGAGTTCAAAAGAGGCAAAATATCTGTTTGTTGGGTTGGCATTAGTGGCATTCGTACTGGTGCTGACCATGAACCTGATGACTATTCTGCTCTCCGTCGTGGGGCTGGCGCTGGCTTGGGTTTATCCTTTTATGAAGCGTTATACCCATTTGCCGCAAGTGGTGCTGGGGGCGGCATTCGGCTGGGCTATTCCAATGGCGTGGGCCGCAGTTAGTGAGTCCTTACCTTTTGTTTGCTGGTTGGTATTCATCGCTAATATTTGCTGGACGGTGGCTTATGACACGCAATATGCCATGGTTGATCGCGATGATGATCTGAAGATTGGCGTGAAGTCGACAGCGATTCTGTTTGGTCGTTTTGACAAACTGATCATTGGGTTACTGCAGCTGGCAACGCTAATACTGATGGCGTGGGTAGGGTTAGTACTGCAGTTAAATGGCGCATTTTACTGGTCTTTATTATTGGCTGCTGCGCTGTTTGTGCATCAGCAGCGACTGATTGCCCAGCGCGAGCGTCAGCTCTGTTTTCAGGCCTTCCTCAACAATAACTATGTTGGGTTGGTGCTGTTTATCGGTGTGCTGATGAATACGGCGCCGTTCAGCCATATTTTCTAA
- the lexA gene encoding transcriptional repressor LexA — protein sequence MKALTSRQQQVYDLIRDHINQTGMPPTRAEIAAQLGFRSPNAAEEHLKALARKGVIEIVSGASRGIRLLMEEEASEGLPLIGRVAAGEPLLAQEHIETHYKVDPGLFKPSADFLLRVSGMSMKDIGIMDGDLLAVHKTQDVRNGQVVVARIDDEVTVKRWKKQGSIVHLLPENNDFEPIVVDTRAQSLTIEGLAVGVVRNGEWL from the coding sequence ATGAAAGCGTTAACCAGCAGGCAGCAGCAGGTCTATGACCTGATTCGCGATCACATCAATCAAACAGGCATGCCGCCAACGCGTGCAGAAATTGCCGCACAGCTGGGATTCCGTTCACCCAATGCGGCAGAAGAGCATCTCAAAGCATTAGCGCGTAAAGGCGTTATTGAGATTGTTTCTGGCGCTTCTCGTGGTATTCGTCTGTTAATGGAAGAAGAAGCCTCGGAAGGTTTACCGCTGATTGGCCGCGTGGCCGCAGGTGAACCGCTGCTGGCGCAAGAACACATTGAAACGCATTACAAAGTTGATCCCGGTCTGTTTAAGCCTTCAGCTGATTTCCTGCTGCGCGTAAGCGGTATGTCGATGAAAGATATCGGCATCATGGACGGTGATTTGTTGGCGGTGCACAAAACGCAAGATGTGCGTAACGGACAAGTGGTTGTCGCGCGTATTGATGATGAAGTGACCGTTAAGCGCTGGAAAAAACAGGGTTCAATTGTTCATCTTCTGCCAGAAAATAACGACTTTGAACCGATTGTGGTCGATACGCGTGCCCAGTCGCTGACCATTGAGGGTCTGGCTGTTGGCGTCGTTCGCAACGGCGAGTGGCTGTAA
- the psiE gene encoding phosphate-starvation-inducible protein PsiE: MAQHFATVLQWVLNLGLLSLAIILVVFLGKETIHLANVLLNSSEQASSYLLIDGIVIYFLYFEFIALIVKYFQSGYHFPLRYFVYIGITAIIRLIIVDHKNPFDTLCYSAAILVLVVTLWLANSQRLKRE; this comes from the coding sequence ATGGCGCAGCACTTTGCAACCGTATTGCAATGGGTGCTGAATTTAGGTCTGCTGAGCCTGGCCATTATATTGGTGGTATTCCTTGGTAAAGAAACCATCCATTTAGCCAATGTTTTACTCAACAGCAGCGAACAGGCTTCGTCCTATTTGCTGATTGATGGAATCGTGATCTATTTCCTCTACTTTGAGTTTATTGCCTTGATTGTTAAGTATTTTCAATCGGGTTATCACTTCCCATTACGCTATTTCGTGTATATCGGTATTACGGCGATTATTCGTCTGATTATCGTTGACCACAAAAATCCGTTCGATACGTTGTGCTATTCAGCCGCCATTTTGGTGCTGGTTGTAACGTTATGGCTGGCAAACAGTCAGCGACTAAAACGCGAATAA
- a CDS encoding CsbD family protein: MNHDEASGNWKQFKGKIKEKWGKLTDDDMQVVEGKRDQLVGKIQERYGYAKDEAEKEVTDWEGHNKDYRW; encoded by the coding sequence ATGAATCACGACGAAGCGAGTGGTAACTGGAAGCAGTTCAAAGGCAAAATCAAAGAAAAATGGGGCAAGCTGACAGACGACGATATGCAAGTCGTTGAAGGTAAACGCGATCAGCTTGTTGGTAAAATCCAGGAACGTTATGGCTACGCTAAGGATGAGGCGGAGAAAGAAGTCACAGACTGGGAAGGCCATAACAAAGATTATCGCTGGTAA
- the dinF gene encoding MATE family efflux transporter DinF, whose protein sequence is MRFLTATDKNLWRLALPMILSNITVPLLGLVDTAVIGHLDSPVYLGGVAVGTTITSFLFMLLLFLRMSTTGLTAQAFGANDKAALARALTQPLMMALVAGVIFIFLRDPVSQLATRMIGGNPQVLEQATLFIHIRWLSAPAMLANLVILGWLLGVQYARAPVILLVVGNLVNILLDLWLVLDLHWGVAGAATATALAEYVTLAVGLAMVWRVLKLRGINMALLKQSWRGDMRRLLRLNRDIMLRSLMLQLCFASLTLLGARIGPNVVAVNAVLLMFITFTAYALDGFAYAVEAFAGEAHGAKDGAKLLRVWRAACRQAFLVALFFSLIYILFGTHIVSMLTSIDALRQMADRYLIWQIIMPIVGVWCYLLDGMFIGATRGREMRNSMAIAALGYFITLLTLPWLGNHALWLAVMVFLALRGLSLWWIWRRHWQNNSWFTA, encoded by the coding sequence ATGCGTTTTTTGACTGCAACTGATAAAAATCTTTGGCGGCTTGCGCTGCCGATGATCCTTTCTAATATCACCGTCCCGCTGCTGGGATTGGTCGATACCGCTGTTATTGGCCACCTTGATAGTCCTGTTTACCTCGGCGGCGTCGCTGTAGGCACCACTATCACTAGCTTCCTGTTTATGCTGCTGCTTTTCCTGCGTATGAGCACCACCGGTTTAACGGCACAAGCATTCGGTGCGAATGATAAAGCTGCGCTGGCACGTGCCCTGACTCAGCCATTAATGATGGCGCTTGTCGCCGGCGTAATTTTCATTTTCTTACGCGACCCTGTCAGCCAGCTTGCCACGCGTATGATTGGCGGTAATCCACAAGTGCTGGAGCAGGCAACGCTGTTTATCCATATTCGCTGGCTTAGCGCCCCCGCGATGCTGGCGAATCTGGTGATCCTGGGCTGGTTGCTGGGTGTGCAATATGCGCGAGCGCCGGTGATCCTGCTGGTAGTGGGTAATCTGGTCAATATTTTGCTCGACCTGTGGCTGGTGCTTGATTTGCATTGGGGTGTCGCTGGGGCGGCAACCGCAACCGCATTGGCAGAATATGTCACCCTGGCGGTGGGATTAGCCATGGTATGGCGCGTGTTGAAACTGCGGGGTATCAATATGGCGTTGCTCAAACAGAGTTGGCGCGGGGATATGCGCCGACTGTTACGACTTAACCGCGATATCATGCTGCGTTCGCTCATGCTGCAACTCTGTTTTGCCTCGCTGACCCTGTTAGGTGCCCGTATTGGGCCCAATGTAGTCGCAGTCAATGCGGTATTGCTGATGTTCATCACATTCACCGCTTATGCGCTTGACGGATTCGCCTACGCCGTAGAAGCCTTTGCAGGCGAAGCGCATGGTGCTAAAGATGGCGCTAAATTGCTGCGCGTCTGGCGCGCCGCCTGTCGGCAAGCTTTCCTGGTCGCACTTTTCTTCTCCTTGATTTACATCCTGTTTGGCACGCATATCGTTTCTATGCTCACTTCAATCGACGCGCTACGGCAAATGGCAGATCGCTATCTAATCTGGCAAATCATTATGCCGATAGTCGGTGTTTGGTGTTATTTGCTAGACGGAATGTTCATTGGTGCAACGCGTGGTCGTGAAATGCGTAACAGTATGGCGATTGCGGCGTTAGGCTACTTCATTACCTTACTGACTTTACCGTGGTTGGGTAACCACGCTTTATGGCTGGCAGTCATGGTGTTTCTTGCCTTGCGCGGCCTGTCGTTATGGTGGATATGGCGGCGTCACTGGCAAAACAACAGCTGGTTTACCGCTTAA
- a CDS encoding UTRA domain-containing protein has product MESIAPKTADVIASALLARIKAGEFNGGRLPAERALSEAFSTTRITLREALGKLEAQGVIYRELRRGWFIAPPRLIYNPLYHSHFHAMAAEQGRHASTEVIAAQEVSAQGAVAAALMLEEGETVFCIRRLRRIDGRAVLYVEHYLNPHFFPGLLFEDLTRSLTDLYDQRYGIRYGGARFTILPGPLPDVAAPALNVAAGSPGLLITRINRNQQKLVIDCDCEYWRYDALCVEVEA; this is encoded by the coding sequence GTGGAGTCGATAGCACCTAAAACGGCAGATGTGATTGCCAGCGCCTTGCTGGCGCGCATTAAAGCGGGTGAGTTCAATGGTGGCCGACTGCCTGCAGAACGGGCGTTAAGTGAAGCGTTTTCCACTACGCGTATCACGCTGCGCGAAGCACTGGGGAAGCTGGAAGCGCAAGGCGTAATTTATCGTGAACTGCGCCGTGGCTGGTTTATTGCACCTCCGCGACTTATCTATAATCCTCTGTATCACAGTCATTTTCATGCCATGGCAGCCGAGCAAGGACGTCATGCCAGCACCGAAGTCATAGCCGCACAGGAAGTGTCTGCGCAGGGCGCTGTAGCCGCCGCGCTGATGCTGGAAGAAGGGGAAACGGTTTTCTGTATTCGTCGTCTGCGTCGCATTGATGGCCGGGCCGTGTTGTATGTTGAGCATTACCTCAATCCACACTTTTTCCCCGGCCTGCTTTTCGAAGATCTTACGCGCTCTCTGACCGATCTCTACGATCAGCGTTACGGCATTCGCTACGGCGGCGCACGTTTCACCATTCTCCCTGGCCCCTTACCCGACGTTGCCGCCCCGGCGCTTAATGTCGCAGCCGGCAGCCCAGGATTGCTTATCACGCGAATCAATCGCAACCAGCAGAAGCTGGTCATTGACTGCGATTGTGAATACTGGCGTTACGACGCGCTCTGTGTTGAGGTGGAAGCATGA
- a CDS encoding conjugal transfer protein TraF, whose amino-acid sequence MVKKFVQRSALAYPVMLSALFISSSAMAAGTWYDARNDAMGGTGVASSTYGSAVLANPALMTRANPEDKVSIIFPSAGVQITDNDKLIDKVDDISDTVDRYQDVINNLTFADYLRGYPELRAATGDVANQLSDLKGNKADGRAGVAVAVTIPNETLPFAFITKAYGTVHVQANVAQSDIDYLQGVANGSVIPVPGDEDNLRSSANGLAALITDYGISVAHEFTIAGQPVSIGVTPKIQKTWLYNYTDSLYNYDKSDINSSRYRSSDTGFNVDAGLATTFAENWTFGLTGQNLISRDLDTKEVNGYRDTYQIRPLVTTGLAWDKGPFTLTGDVDLTETKRFKSEGSNQYAAVGGEYRVLDWLQLRAGYRADMRSNDENVITAGFGLSPFNNAVHVDLAGTAGANNTWGAMMQLGFNF is encoded by the coding sequence ATGGTGAAAAAATTCGTTCAGCGCTCAGCGCTGGCTTACCCGGTGATGTTAAGTGCACTGTTTATTTCTTCTTCCGCCATGGCGGCAGGGACATGGTATGACGCACGCAATGATGCCATGGGTGGAACCGGCGTCGCTTCATCAACCTATGGCTCTGCCGTGCTGGCAAACCCGGCGTTGATGACGCGCGCCAACCCTGAAGATAAAGTCAGCATTATTTTCCCTTCAGCGGGTGTGCAAATCACTGATAACGACAAGCTAATTGACAAAGTCGATGATATTTCCGATACCGTTGATCGCTATCAGGACGTTATTAATAATCTGACTTTTGCCGACTATTTACGTGGCTACCCTGAATTACGGGCGGCAACGGGTGATGTAGCAAATCAACTGAGCGATTTAAAGGGCAACAAAGCGGATGGCCGTGCGGGTGTGGCTGTCGCCGTGACCATTCCTAATGAAACCCTGCCTTTCGCTTTCATAACCAAAGCCTACGGAACTGTCCATGTGCAGGCCAACGTAGCGCAGAGTGATATTGATTACTTACAAGGTGTTGCCAATGGTTCCGTCATCCCAGTGCCTGGCGATGAGGACAATTTGCGTTCCAGCGCCAATGGCCTGGCGGCGCTGATTACCGATTACGGTATTTCCGTGGCGCATGAGTTCACGATTGCCGGCCAACCTGTTTCAATCGGGGTTACACCTAAGATTCAGAAAACCTGGCTTTATAACTACACCGATAGTCTCTACAACTACGACAAAAGCGATATCAACAGCTCACGTTATCGTAGCTCTGATACCGGCTTCAACGTTGATGCAGGCTTAGCCACAACCTTTGCTGAAAACTGGACCTTTGGCTTGACTGGACAAAACCTGATTTCACGCGATCTTGATACAAAAGAGGTCAACGGCTACCGCGATACTTACCAAATTCGCCCGCTGGTAACCACAGGTCTTGCCTGGGATAAAGGTCCATTTACCTTAACCGGCGATGTGGATTTAACTGAAACCAAGCGCTTCAAATCAGAGGGCAGTAATCAATATGCTGCGGTCGGTGGTGAATATCGGGTGTTAGACTGGTTGCAGCTGCGTGCCGGCTATCGAGCAGATATGCGTTCTAATGATGAAAACGTTATTACCGCCGGTTTCGGCTTATCGCCATTTAATAACGCGGTGCATGTAGATCTTGCAGGTACAGCAGGTGCCAATAATACCTGGGGCGCAATGATGCAGCTCGGGTTCAATTTCTAA
- the ubiC gene encoding chorismate lyase — protein MSQDALSLLRALNWLSPTQPALSPVLLDWLMEEDSMTRRFEQHCQRVTVQPVREGFINASELTDELTLLPNDERYWLREIILFGDDEPWLAGRTLVPESTLNGPEAMLQQLGTRPLGRYLFSSSTLSRDFIEPGKVDDLWGRRSRLRLSGKPLLLTELFLPASPLYRDRG, from the coding sequence ATGTCGCAAGATGCGCTCAGCCTATTACGTGCGCTCAACTGGCTTTCGCCCACGCAACCGGCGCTTTCGCCTGTGCTATTGGATTGGTTGATGGAAGAAGATTCCATGACGCGGCGCTTTGAGCAACATTGTCAGCGAGTAACGGTGCAGCCGGTGCGCGAAGGTTTCATTAACGCCAGCGAGCTTACTGACGAACTGACATTGCTACCAAACGATGAACGCTATTGGTTGCGTGAAATTATTCTTTTCGGTGACGACGAACCCTGGCTGGCCGGGCGAACGCTGGTGCCGGAAAGTACCTTGAATGGCCCGGAGGCAATGTTGCAGCAGTTAGGCACACGCCCGCTTGGCCGCTATCTTTTCTCCTCTTCAACGTTGAGCCGTGATTTTATCGAGCCGGGAAAGGTCGATGATTTATGGGGCCGTCGCTCTCGCCTGCGCTTGTCAGGTAAACCGCTGCTGCTGACTGAACTGTTTTTGCCCGCTTCGCCGCTCTATCGCGATCGGGGTTAA
- the dusA gene encoding tRNA dihydrouridine(20/20a) synthase DusA gives MTDTFSSQRFSIAPMLDWTDRHCRYFHRQLTGDTLLYTEMVTTGAIIHGKGDYLAYSEEEHPVALQLGGSDPTALAQCAKLAEERGYDEINLNVGCPSDRVQNGRFGACLMAEADLVADAIKAMRDVVSIPVTVKTRIGIDEQDSYEFLTHFVGTVAERGGCDTFIIHARKAWLSGLSPKENREIPPLDYPRVYQLKRDFPHLTLAVNGGVKTLEEAKLHLQHLDGVMMGREAYQNPGILTQVDRELFNRETSVIDPVAVVRSMYPYIEAELSKGTYLGHVTRHMLGLFQGIPGARQWRRYLSENAHKPGADVRVLEAALTLVADKIPQEA, from the coding sequence ATGACCGATACCTTCTCTTCGCAACGTTTTTCCATTGCACCTATGCTCGACTGGACCGATCGTCACTGTCGCTATTTTCATCGCCAGCTCACCGGCGACACGCTGCTCTATACCGAAATGGTTACCACGGGCGCAATCATTCACGGTAAAGGTGATTACCTTGCATATAGTGAAGAGGAACATCCGGTTGCGCTACAGCTTGGCGGTAGCGACCCCACGGCATTGGCGCAGTGCGCTAAGCTGGCAGAAGAGCGCGGTTACGATGAAATTAACCTGAACGTAGGCTGTCCATCTGACCGCGTACAAAATGGTCGCTTCGGTGCATGCCTGATGGCAGAAGCCGATTTAGTGGCGGACGCTATCAAAGCCATGCGGGATGTCGTCAGCATCCCGGTAACGGTAAAAACCCGAATCGGGATTGATGAGCAGGATAGCTATGAATTCCTGACCCATTTTGTTGGCACAGTAGCAGAGCGTGGTGGATGCGATACCTTTATTATCCATGCGCGTAAAGCCTGGCTTTCCGGGTTAAGCCCAAAAGAAAACCGTGAAATTCCACCGTTGGATTATCCACGTGTTTACCAGCTCAAACGTGACTTTCCGCATCTAACGTTGGCAGTTAATGGTGGCGTTAAAACGTTGGAAGAAGCGAAACTGCATCTACAACATCTGGATGGTGTGATGATGGGCCGCGAGGCTTATCAAAACCCGGGTATTCTGACGCAGGTTGATCGTGAATTATTTAATCGTGAAACGTCTGTTATCGATCCAGTGGCGGTTGTGCGCTCGATGTATCCTTATATTGAAGCGGAGTTGAGCAAAGGCACCTACCTCGGCCATGTGACGCGTCATATGCTGGGCCTGTTTCAGGGGATCCCGGGCGCGCGTCAGTGGCGTCGTTATTTAAGTGAAAATGCGCATAAACCTGGCGCGGATGTACGTGTGCTGGAAGCAGCGTTAACGTTGGTGGCGGACAAAATTCCTCAAGAAGCCTAA
- the zur gene encoding zinc uptake transcriptional repressor Zur — protein sequence MSTMTSEQIMSQAEKLCLQRGVRLTTQRAEVLRLMAELPGSISAYDLLDQLRVSEPQAKPPTVYRALDFLLEQGFIHRVESNNSYVMCHHFDAPAHTSVMLVCDRCAAVIEKHAQGVENIIGSLATDAHFALRHSVIEAHGLCEKCVAVEACTHHESCEHDHHVDVKKRGKKG from the coding sequence ATGTCGACGATGACGTCAGAGCAAATTATGTCCCAGGCGGAAAAACTGTGCCTGCAGCGCGGTGTTCGTCTGACTACGCAGCGTGCAGAAGTATTACGTTTGATGGCTGAGCTGCCAGGTTCAATCAGCGCCTACGATTTGCTGGATCAGTTACGCGTAAGTGAGCCGCAGGCTAAACCTCCTACCGTATATCGCGCGTTGGATTTTTTGCTTGAGCAGGGTTTTATTCATCGTGTTGAATCCAACAACAGCTACGTGATGTGCCACCATTTTGATGCACCTGCGCATACGTCTGTTATGCTGGTATGCGATCGCTGTGCGGCGGTTATTGAAAAACATGCACAGGGCGTAGAAAACATCATTGGTTCGCTGGCCACGGATGCACATTTCGCTCTACGTCATAGCGTCATTGAGGCGCACGGTTTATGTGAGAAATGCGTTGCGGTTGAAGCTTGTACACACCATGAGAGCTGTGAACACGATCATCACGTTGACGTGAAAAAGCGTGGGAAGAAGGGATAG
- a CDS encoding diacylglycerol kinase translates to MANNATGLIRIVKAAGYSWQGLRAAWQYEAAFRQEAIAALIAIAVACWLDVDTVSRVLMIGAVVLVVIVEILNSAIESVVDRIGQEHHPLAGRAKDMGSAAVLLSILLAVFVWIALLWSHLR, encoded by the coding sequence ATGGCAAATAATGCCACCGGTCTTATTAGAATTGTGAAAGCTGCCGGTTATTCGTGGCAAGGTCTTCGTGCTGCATGGCAATACGAAGCGGCGTTCCGCCAGGAAGCTATCGCCGCGTTAATCGCCATTGCGGTAGCGTGTTGGCTGGATGTGGACACCGTTTCTCGCGTATTGATGATTGGGGCCGTCGTGCTCGTGGTCATCGTTGAAATCCTCAATAGTGCGATTGAATCTGTCGTTGACCGCATCGGGCAGGAGCACCATCCCCTTGCCGGGCGTGCAAAAGATATGGGTTCAGCCGCCGTCTTGCTGAGTATCTTACTGGCCGTTTTCGTCTGGATCGCTTTGCTTTGGTCGCATTTGCGATAG